One genomic segment of Penaeus monodon isolate SGIC_2016 chromosome 31, NSTDA_Pmon_1, whole genome shotgun sequence includes these proteins:
- the LOC119592937 gene encoding homeobox protein engrailed-like A codes for MLSAIYRGPRTRRIKKRDKKDEKRPRTAFTSDQLARLKKEFQENRYLTEKRRQDLARDLGLNESQIKIWFQNKRAKIKKSAGQKNPLALQLMAQGLYNHSTIPIREEDDEKILPPV; via the exons gccCCAGAACGCGAAGGATCAAGAAACGGGATAAAAAGGATGAGAAGCGACCGAGAACCGCGTTCACGTCCGATCAGCTGGCCAGACTCAAGAAGGAATTCCAGGAAAACAG ATACCTGACGGAGAAGAGGCGACAGGACCTGGCACGCGATCTCGGGCTGAACGAGAGTCAAATCAAGATCTGGTTCCAAAATAAACGCgccaaaataaaaaag TCCGCAGGCCAGAAGAACCCGCTGGCGTTGCAGCTGATGGCGCAAGGGCTGTACAACCACTCGACCATCCCCATCcgggaggaggacgacgagaagATCCTGCCGCCCGTATGA